The following proteins are encoded in a genomic region of Micrococcaceae bacterium Sec5.8:
- a CDS encoding M20/M25/M40 family metallo-hydrolase encodes MTEIRPEDEVVRICQELIRIDTSNYGDGSGPGERAAAEYTAGLMTEVGLDAEIFESAPGRASVVTRLAGEDPSASALVVHGHLDVVPALRDQWSVDPFGAELKDGMIWGRGAVDMKDMDAMILAVLRNFARTGRKPKRDLIFAFFADEEAGGTYGARYAIEKRPELFDGATEAISEVGGFSATIGGQRTYLLQTAEKGLSWLRLVAHGRAGHGSQINTDNAVTRLASAVSRIGEYRWPVELTPTTRQFLDGVTELTGVEFDPDDPDKILKELGTVARFVGATLQNTTNPTLLKGGYKHNVIPESAEALIDCRTLPGQEQQVLETVRELAGKGVDVSYVHNDVSLEVPFAGNLVDSMIDALHSQDPGAKVLPYTLSGGTDNKSLSRLGITGYGFAPLQLPDELDFTGMFHGVDERVPTESLKFGARVLDTLLTNY; translated from the coding sequence ATGACTGAAATCAGGCCCGAGGACGAGGTCGTCAGGATCTGCCAGGAACTCATCCGGATCGACACCTCCAACTATGGGGACGGCTCCGGCCCGGGGGAGCGGGCAGCCGCCGAGTACACCGCGGGACTGATGACGGAAGTCGGACTGGACGCAGAAATCTTCGAGTCCGCCCCGGGCCGCGCCAGTGTGGTGACCAGGCTTGCCGGCGAGGACCCATCCGCCAGCGCCCTGGTGGTCCACGGGCATCTGGATGTGGTTCCGGCGCTGCGCGATCAGTGGTCGGTGGATCCCTTCGGCGCGGAACTCAAGGACGGCATGATCTGGGGCCGCGGCGCCGTGGACATGAAGGACATGGACGCCATGATCCTCGCCGTTCTGCGGAACTTCGCCCGCACCGGGCGCAAGCCCAAGCGGGACCTGATTTTCGCCTTCTTCGCCGACGAGGAAGCCGGCGGCACCTACGGGGCCCGGTATGCCATCGAAAAGCGGCCCGAACTGTTCGACGGTGCCACCGAGGCTATCTCCGAAGTGGGCGGCTTCTCCGCCACCATCGGCGGCCAGCGCACCTATCTGCTCCAGACCGCCGAGAAAGGCCTCTCCTGGCTCCGGCTCGTCGCCCACGGCCGGGCAGGGCACGGCTCACAGATCAACACAGACAATGCCGTCACCAGGCTCGCCAGTGCCGTCTCACGGATCGGCGAATACCGCTGGCCGGTGGAGTTGACGCCCACCACCCGGCAGTTCCTTGACGGCGTGACGGAACTCACCGGCGTGGAATTTGATCCCGATGATCCGGACAAGATCCTGAAAGAGCTGGGGACCGTGGCTCGCTTCGTCGGGGCTACGCTGCAGAACACCACCAATCCCACCCTGCTCAAGGGCGGCTACAAGCACAACGTCATCCCCGAATCGGCCGAGGCCCTGATCGACTGCCGCACCCTTCCCGGCCAGGAACAGCAGGTCCTGGAAACCGTCCGCGAACTCGCCGGCAAGGGCGTGGATGTGAGCTACGTTCACAACGACGTGTCCTTGGAGGTTCCCTTCGCCGGCAACCTCGTGGACTCCATGATCGACGCGCTGCATTCCCAGGACCCGGGCGCCAAGGTACTGCCCTACACCCTCTCCGGCGGCACGGACAACAAGTCCTTGAGCCGGCTCGGCATCACCGGTTACGGCTTCGCGCCGCTGCAATTGCCCGATGAACTGGACTTCACCGGGATGTTCCACGGTGTGGACGAGCGGGTTCCCACCGAGTCGCTGAAATTCGGCGCACGGGTGCTCGATACCCTGCTCACCAACTACTGA